The Nomia melanderi isolate GNS246 chromosome 7, iyNomMela1, whole genome shotgun sequence genome includes a window with the following:
- the CrebB gene encoding cyclic-AMP response element binding protein B isoform X11: MESMVEENGSAVDPLSTGSQSGDAAPAIATSVQSVIQPNQQSVIQTATNIQPVAISKGNVILVSKPNSVIQTAQASLQTLQVVETGSDDSFSDSEESPEQRGGILTRRPSYKKILNDLGGGEITVIPAGTIQIATQGEGVPGLHSLTMSNAATAGGAIVQYAQGQDTQFFVPASGNVPAYTGHGVVVEDAARKREQRLLKNRQAARECRRKKKEYIKCLENRVAILENRNQTLIEELKSLKQLCEPKTD, encoded by the exons ATGGAAAGTATGGTTGAGGAAAATGGATCAGCCGTTGACCCATTATCTACGGGTTCTCAAAGTGGCGATGCTGCCCCAGCAATAGCTACATCG gTACAGTCTGTTATACAACCTAATCAACAGTCAGTCATTCAGACTGCAACAAATATCCAGCCTGTTGCTATTTCAAAAGGAAACGTCATTCTTGTTAGTAAACCTAATTCTGTTATTCAAACAGCTCAAGCAAGCTTGCAAACACTTcag GTGGTCGAGACTGGTAGTGATGATAGTTTTTCAGACTCTGAAGAATCTCCAGAGCAGAGAGGAGGTATTCTTACCAGACGACCATCCTATAAGAAAATTCTTAATGACTTAGGAGGTGGTGAAATTACAG TAATTCCAGCTGGTACTATCCAAATTGCAACCCAAGGAGAGGGCGTACCAGGACTTCATTCATTAACTATGAGCAATGCAGCAACTGCTGGTGGTGCAATAGTGCAGTATGCGCAGGGTCAAGATACACAATTCTTCGTCCCAG CCTCTGGCAATGTTCCAGCTTACACAGGACACGGTGTTGTAGTAGAGGACGCAGCTAGAAAAAGAGAGCAAAGGTTGCTTAAGAATAG ACAAGCAGCGCGGGAATGtagaaggaaaaagaaggagTATATAAAGTGTTTAGAAAATCGTGTTGCAATATTGGAGAACAGAAATCAGACATTAATAGAAGAACTAAAATCGTTAAAACAACTATGCGAACCGAAAACTGACTGA
- the CrebB gene encoding cyclic-AMP response element binding protein B isoform X9, producing the protein MESMVEENGSAVDPLSTGSQSGDAAPAIATSVQSVIQPNQQSVIQTATNIQPVAISKGNVILVSKPNSVIQTAQASLQTLQVVETGSDDSFSDSEESPEQRGGILTRRPSYKKILNDLGGGEITDGRLPPLESSSECDSNVDSEVSSHSLHYQTVIPAGTIQIATQGEGVPGLHSLTMSNAATAGGAIVQYAQGQDTQFFVPGHGVVVEDAARKREQRLLKNRQAARECRRKKKEYIKCLENRVAILENRNQTLIEELKSLKQLCEPKTD; encoded by the exons ATGGAAAGTATGGTTGAGGAAAATGGATCAGCCGTTGACCCATTATCTACGGGTTCTCAAAGTGGCGATGCTGCCCCAGCAATAGCTACATCG gTACAGTCTGTTATACAACCTAATCAACAGTCAGTCATTCAGACTGCAACAAATATCCAGCCTGTTGCTATTTCAAAAGGAAACGTCATTCTTGTTAGTAAACCTAATTCTGTTATTCAAACAGCTCAAGCAAGCTTGCAAACACTTcag GTGGTCGAGACTGGTAGTGATGATAGTTTTTCAGACTCTGAAGAATCTCCAGAGCAGAGAGGAGGTATTCTTACCAGACGACCATCCTATAAGAAAATTCTTAATGACTTAGGAGGTGGTGAAATTACAG ACGGTCGATTGCCCCCCCTAGAATCATCTTCTGAGTGTGATTCTAACGTGGACAGTGAAGTGTCTTCCCACTCTCTCCATTATCAGACAG TAATTCCAGCTGGTACTATCCAAATTGCAACCCAAGGAGAGGGCGTACCAGGACTTCATTCATTAACTATGAGCAATGCAGCAACTGCTGGTGGTGCAATAGTGCAGTATGCGCAGGGTCAAGATACACAATTCTTCGTCCCAG GACACGGTGTTGTAGTAGAGGACGCAGCTAGAAAAAGAGAGCAAAGGTTGCTTAAGAATAG ACAAGCAGCGCGGGAATGtagaaggaaaaagaaggagTATATAAAGTGTTTAGAAAATCGTGTTGCAATATTGGAGAACAGAAATCAGACATTAATAGAAGAACTAAAATCGTTAAAACAACTATGCGAACCGAAAACTGACTGA
- the CrebB gene encoding cyclic-AMP response element binding protein B isoform X2, with the protein MESMVEENGSAVDPLSTGSQSGDAAPAIATSVQSLNRTHQQQTHHLVASTSIVQLTLPSSGTTQVQSVIQPNQQSVIQTATNIQPVAISKGNVILVSKPNSVIQTAQASLQTLQVVETGSDDSFSDSEESPEQRGGILTRRPSYKKILNDLGGGEITDGRLPPLESSSECDSNVDSEVSSHSLHYQTVIPAGTIQIATQGEGVPGLHSLTMSNAATAGGAIVQYAQGQDTQFFVPAYTGHGVVVEDAARKREQRLLKNRQAARECRRKKKEYIKCLENRVAILENRNQTLIEELKSLKQLCEPKTD; encoded by the exons ATGGAAAGTATGGTTGAGGAAAATGGATCAGCCGTTGACCCATTATCTACGGGTTCTCAAAGTGGCGATGCTGCCCCAGCAATAGCTACATCGGTACAATCTCTCAATAGAACACATCAGCAGCAAACTCATCATCTGGTAGCTTCGACCAGCATTGTGCAATTGACGCTACCTTCGTCAGGAACAACACAG gTACAGTCTGTTATACAACCTAATCAACAGTCAGTCATTCAGACTGCAACAAATATCCAGCCTGTTGCTATTTCAAAAGGAAACGTCATTCTTGTTAGTAAACCTAATTCTGTTATTCAAACAGCTCAAGCAAGCTTGCAAACACTTcag GTGGTCGAGACTGGTAGTGATGATAGTTTTTCAGACTCTGAAGAATCTCCAGAGCAGAGAGGAGGTATTCTTACCAGACGACCATCCTATAAGAAAATTCTTAATGACTTAGGAGGTGGTGAAATTACAG ACGGTCGATTGCCCCCCCTAGAATCATCTTCTGAGTGTGATTCTAACGTGGACAGTGAAGTGTCTTCCCACTCTCTCCATTATCAGACAG TAATTCCAGCTGGTACTATCCAAATTGCAACCCAAGGAGAGGGCGTACCAGGACTTCATTCATTAACTATGAGCAATGCAGCAACTGCTGGTGGTGCAATAGTGCAGTATGCGCAGGGTCAAGATACACAATTCTTCGTCCCAG CTTACACAGGACACGGTGTTGTAGTAGAGGACGCAGCTAGAAAAAGAGAGCAAAGGTTGCTTAAGAATAG ACAAGCAGCGCGGGAATGtagaaggaaaaagaaggagTATATAAAGTGTTTAGAAAATCGTGTTGCAATATTGGAGAACAGAAATCAGACATTAATAGAAGAACTAAAATCGTTAAAACAACTATGCGAACCGAAAACTGACTGA
- the CrebB gene encoding cyclic-AMP response element binding protein B isoform X1 codes for MESMVEENGSAVDPLSTGSQSGDAAPAIATSVQSLNRTHQQQTHHLVASTSIVQLTLPSSGTTQVQSVIQPNQQSVIQTATNIQPVAISKGNVILVSKPNSVIQTAQASLQTLQVVETGSDDSFSDSEESPEQRGGILTRRPSYKKILNDLGGGEITDGRLPPLESSSECDSNVDSEVSSHSLHYQTVIPAGTIQIATQGEGVPGLHSLTMSNAATAGGAIVQYAQGQDTQFFVPASGNVPAYTGHGVVVEDAARKREQRLLKNRQAARECRRKKKEYIKCLENRVAILENRNQTLIEELKSLKQLCEPKTD; via the exons ATGGAAAGTATGGTTGAGGAAAATGGATCAGCCGTTGACCCATTATCTACGGGTTCTCAAAGTGGCGATGCTGCCCCAGCAATAGCTACATCGGTACAATCTCTCAATAGAACACATCAGCAGCAAACTCATCATCTGGTAGCTTCGACCAGCATTGTGCAATTGACGCTACCTTCGTCAGGAACAACACAG gTACAGTCTGTTATACAACCTAATCAACAGTCAGTCATTCAGACTGCAACAAATATCCAGCCTGTTGCTATTTCAAAAGGAAACGTCATTCTTGTTAGTAAACCTAATTCTGTTATTCAAACAGCTCAAGCAAGCTTGCAAACACTTcag GTGGTCGAGACTGGTAGTGATGATAGTTTTTCAGACTCTGAAGAATCTCCAGAGCAGAGAGGAGGTATTCTTACCAGACGACCATCCTATAAGAAAATTCTTAATGACTTAGGAGGTGGTGAAATTACAG ACGGTCGATTGCCCCCCCTAGAATCATCTTCTGAGTGTGATTCTAACGTGGACAGTGAAGTGTCTTCCCACTCTCTCCATTATCAGACAG TAATTCCAGCTGGTACTATCCAAATTGCAACCCAAGGAGAGGGCGTACCAGGACTTCATTCATTAACTATGAGCAATGCAGCAACTGCTGGTGGTGCAATAGTGCAGTATGCGCAGGGTCAAGATACACAATTCTTCGTCCCAG CCTCTGGCAATGTTCCAGCTTACACAGGACACGGTGTTGTAGTAGAGGACGCAGCTAGAAAAAGAGAGCAAAGGTTGCTTAAGAATAG ACAAGCAGCGCGGGAATGtagaaggaaaaagaaggagTATATAAAGTGTTTAGAAAATCGTGTTGCAATATTGGAGAACAGAAATCAGACATTAATAGAAGAACTAAAATCGTTAAAACAACTATGCGAACCGAAAACTGACTGA
- the CrebB gene encoding cyclic-AMP response element binding protein B isoform X5 — protein sequence MESMVEENGSAVDPLSTGSQSGDAAPAIATSVQSVIQPNQQSVIQTATNIQPVAISKGNVILVSKPNSVIQTAQASLQTLQVVETGSDDSFSDSEESPEQRGGILTRRPSYKKILNDLGGGEITDGRLPPLESSSECDSNVDSEVSSHSLHYQTVIPAGTIQIATQGEGVPGLHSLTMSNAATAGGAIVQYAQGQDTQFFVPASGNVPAYTGHGVVVEDAARKREQRLLKNRQAARECRRKKKEYIKCLENRVAILENRNQTLIEELKSLKQLCEPKTD from the exons ATGGAAAGTATGGTTGAGGAAAATGGATCAGCCGTTGACCCATTATCTACGGGTTCTCAAAGTGGCGATGCTGCCCCAGCAATAGCTACATCG gTACAGTCTGTTATACAACCTAATCAACAGTCAGTCATTCAGACTGCAACAAATATCCAGCCTGTTGCTATTTCAAAAGGAAACGTCATTCTTGTTAGTAAACCTAATTCTGTTATTCAAACAGCTCAAGCAAGCTTGCAAACACTTcag GTGGTCGAGACTGGTAGTGATGATAGTTTTTCAGACTCTGAAGAATCTCCAGAGCAGAGAGGAGGTATTCTTACCAGACGACCATCCTATAAGAAAATTCTTAATGACTTAGGAGGTGGTGAAATTACAG ACGGTCGATTGCCCCCCCTAGAATCATCTTCTGAGTGTGATTCTAACGTGGACAGTGAAGTGTCTTCCCACTCTCTCCATTATCAGACAG TAATTCCAGCTGGTACTATCCAAATTGCAACCCAAGGAGAGGGCGTACCAGGACTTCATTCATTAACTATGAGCAATGCAGCAACTGCTGGTGGTGCAATAGTGCAGTATGCGCAGGGTCAAGATACACAATTCTTCGTCCCAG CCTCTGGCAATGTTCCAGCTTACACAGGACACGGTGTTGTAGTAGAGGACGCAGCTAGAAAAAGAGAGCAAAGGTTGCTTAAGAATAG ACAAGCAGCGCGGGAATGtagaaggaaaaagaaggagTATATAAAGTGTTTAGAAAATCGTGTTGCAATATTGGAGAACAGAAATCAGACATTAATAGAAGAACTAAAATCGTTAAAACAACTATGCGAACCGAAAACTGACTGA
- the CrebB gene encoding cyclic-AMP response element binding protein B isoform X12: protein MESMVEENGSAVDPLSTGSQSGDAAPAIATSVQSVIQPNQQSVIQTATNIQPVAISKGNVILVSKPNSVIQTAQASLQTLQVVETGSDDSFSDSEESPEQRGGILTRRPSYKKILNDLGGGEITVIPAGTIQIATQGEGVPGLHSLTMSNAATAGGAIVQYAQGQDTQFFVPAYTGHGVVVEDAARKREQRLLKNRQAARECRRKKKEYIKCLENRVAILENRNQTLIEELKSLKQLCEPKTD, encoded by the exons ATGGAAAGTATGGTTGAGGAAAATGGATCAGCCGTTGACCCATTATCTACGGGTTCTCAAAGTGGCGATGCTGCCCCAGCAATAGCTACATCG gTACAGTCTGTTATACAACCTAATCAACAGTCAGTCATTCAGACTGCAACAAATATCCAGCCTGTTGCTATTTCAAAAGGAAACGTCATTCTTGTTAGTAAACCTAATTCTGTTATTCAAACAGCTCAAGCAAGCTTGCAAACACTTcag GTGGTCGAGACTGGTAGTGATGATAGTTTTTCAGACTCTGAAGAATCTCCAGAGCAGAGAGGAGGTATTCTTACCAGACGACCATCCTATAAGAAAATTCTTAATGACTTAGGAGGTGGTGAAATTACAG TAATTCCAGCTGGTACTATCCAAATTGCAACCCAAGGAGAGGGCGTACCAGGACTTCATTCATTAACTATGAGCAATGCAGCAACTGCTGGTGGTGCAATAGTGCAGTATGCGCAGGGTCAAGATACACAATTCTTCGTCCCAG CTTACACAGGACACGGTGTTGTAGTAGAGGACGCAGCTAGAAAAAGAGAGCAAAGGTTGCTTAAGAATAG ACAAGCAGCGCGGGAATGtagaaggaaaaagaaggagTATATAAAGTGTTTAGAAAATCGTGTTGCAATATTGGAGAACAGAAATCAGACATTAATAGAAGAACTAAAATCGTTAAAACAACTATGCGAACCGAAAACTGACTGA
- the CrebB gene encoding cyclic-AMP response element binding protein B isoform X13 produces MESMVEENGSAVDPLSTGSQSGDAAPAIATSVQSVIQPNQQSVIQTATNIQPVAISKGNVILVSKPNSVIQTAQASLQTLQVVETGSDDSFSDSEESPEQRGGILTRRPSYKKILNDLGGGEITVIPAGTIQIATQGEGVPGLHSLTMSNAATAGGAIVQYAQGQDTQFFVPGHGVVVEDAARKREQRLLKNRQAARECRRKKKEYIKCLENRVAILENRNQTLIEELKSLKQLCEPKTD; encoded by the exons ATGGAAAGTATGGTTGAGGAAAATGGATCAGCCGTTGACCCATTATCTACGGGTTCTCAAAGTGGCGATGCTGCCCCAGCAATAGCTACATCG gTACAGTCTGTTATACAACCTAATCAACAGTCAGTCATTCAGACTGCAACAAATATCCAGCCTGTTGCTATTTCAAAAGGAAACGTCATTCTTGTTAGTAAACCTAATTCTGTTATTCAAACAGCTCAAGCAAGCTTGCAAACACTTcag GTGGTCGAGACTGGTAGTGATGATAGTTTTTCAGACTCTGAAGAATCTCCAGAGCAGAGAGGAGGTATTCTTACCAGACGACCATCCTATAAGAAAATTCTTAATGACTTAGGAGGTGGTGAAATTACAG TAATTCCAGCTGGTACTATCCAAATTGCAACCCAAGGAGAGGGCGTACCAGGACTTCATTCATTAACTATGAGCAATGCAGCAACTGCTGGTGGTGCAATAGTGCAGTATGCGCAGGGTCAAGATACACAATTCTTCGTCCCAG GACACGGTGTTGTAGTAGAGGACGCAGCTAGAAAAAGAGAGCAAAGGTTGCTTAAGAATAG ACAAGCAGCGCGGGAATGtagaaggaaaaagaaggagTATATAAAGTGTTTAGAAAATCGTGTTGCAATATTGGAGAACAGAAATCAGACATTAATAGAAGAACTAAAATCGTTAAAACAACTATGCGAACCGAAAACTGACTGA
- the CrebB gene encoding cyclic-AMP response element binding protein B isoform X7: protein MESMVEENGSAVDPLSTGSQSGDAAPAIATSVQSLNRTHQQQTHHLVASTSIVQLTLPSSGTTQVQSVIQPNQQSVIQTATNIQPVAISKGNVILVSKPNSVIQTAQASLQTLQVVETGSDDSFSDSEESPEQRGGILTRRPSYKKILNDLGGGEITVIPAGTIQIATQGEGVPGLHSLTMSNAATAGGAIVQYAQGQDTQFFVPGHGVVVEDAARKREQRLLKNRQAARECRRKKKEYIKCLENRVAILENRNQTLIEELKSLKQLCEPKTD, encoded by the exons ATGGAAAGTATGGTTGAGGAAAATGGATCAGCCGTTGACCCATTATCTACGGGTTCTCAAAGTGGCGATGCTGCCCCAGCAATAGCTACATCGGTACAATCTCTCAATAGAACACATCAGCAGCAAACTCATCATCTGGTAGCTTCGACCAGCATTGTGCAATTGACGCTACCTTCGTCAGGAACAACACAG gTACAGTCTGTTATACAACCTAATCAACAGTCAGTCATTCAGACTGCAACAAATATCCAGCCTGTTGCTATTTCAAAAGGAAACGTCATTCTTGTTAGTAAACCTAATTCTGTTATTCAAACAGCTCAAGCAAGCTTGCAAACACTTcag GTGGTCGAGACTGGTAGTGATGATAGTTTTTCAGACTCTGAAGAATCTCCAGAGCAGAGAGGAGGTATTCTTACCAGACGACCATCCTATAAGAAAATTCTTAATGACTTAGGAGGTGGTGAAATTACAG TAATTCCAGCTGGTACTATCCAAATTGCAACCCAAGGAGAGGGCGTACCAGGACTTCATTCATTAACTATGAGCAATGCAGCAACTGCTGGTGGTGCAATAGTGCAGTATGCGCAGGGTCAAGATACACAATTCTTCGTCCCAG GACACGGTGTTGTAGTAGAGGACGCAGCTAGAAAAAGAGAGCAAAGGTTGCTTAAGAATAG ACAAGCAGCGCGGGAATGtagaaggaaaaagaaggagTATATAAAGTGTTTAGAAAATCGTGTTGCAATATTGGAGAACAGAAATCAGACATTAATAGAAGAACTAAAATCGTTAAAACAACTATGCGAACCGAAAACTGACTGA
- the CrebB gene encoding cyclic-AMP response element binding protein B isoform X6, which translates to MESMVEENGSAVDPLSTGSQSGDAAPAIATSVQSLNRTHQQQTHHLVASTSIVQLTLPSSGTTQVQSVIQPNQQSVIQTATNIQPVAISKGNVILVSKPNSVIQTAQASLQTLQVVETGSDDSFSDSEESPEQRGGILTRRPSYKKILNDLGGGEITVIPAGTIQIATQGEGVPGLHSLTMSNAATAGGAIVQYAQGQDTQFFVPAYTGHGVVVEDAARKREQRLLKNRQAARECRRKKKEYIKCLENRVAILENRNQTLIEELKSLKQLCEPKTD; encoded by the exons ATGGAAAGTATGGTTGAGGAAAATGGATCAGCCGTTGACCCATTATCTACGGGTTCTCAAAGTGGCGATGCTGCCCCAGCAATAGCTACATCGGTACAATCTCTCAATAGAACACATCAGCAGCAAACTCATCATCTGGTAGCTTCGACCAGCATTGTGCAATTGACGCTACCTTCGTCAGGAACAACACAG gTACAGTCTGTTATACAACCTAATCAACAGTCAGTCATTCAGACTGCAACAAATATCCAGCCTGTTGCTATTTCAAAAGGAAACGTCATTCTTGTTAGTAAACCTAATTCTGTTATTCAAACAGCTCAAGCAAGCTTGCAAACACTTcag GTGGTCGAGACTGGTAGTGATGATAGTTTTTCAGACTCTGAAGAATCTCCAGAGCAGAGAGGAGGTATTCTTACCAGACGACCATCCTATAAGAAAATTCTTAATGACTTAGGAGGTGGTGAAATTACAG TAATTCCAGCTGGTACTATCCAAATTGCAACCCAAGGAGAGGGCGTACCAGGACTTCATTCATTAACTATGAGCAATGCAGCAACTGCTGGTGGTGCAATAGTGCAGTATGCGCAGGGTCAAGATACACAATTCTTCGTCCCAG CTTACACAGGACACGGTGTTGTAGTAGAGGACGCAGCTAGAAAAAGAGAGCAAAGGTTGCTTAAGAATAG ACAAGCAGCGCGGGAATGtagaaggaaaaagaaggagTATATAAAGTGTTTAGAAAATCGTGTTGCAATATTGGAGAACAGAAATCAGACATTAATAGAAGAACTAAAATCGTTAAAACAACTATGCGAACCGAAAACTGACTGA
- the CrebB gene encoding cyclic-AMP response element binding protein B isoform X4 translates to MESMVEENGSAVDPLSTGSQSGDAAPAIATSVQSLNRTHQQQTHHLVASTSIVQLTLPSSGTTQVQSVIQPNQQSVIQTATNIQPVAISKGNVILVSKPNSVIQTAQASLQTLQVVETGSDDSFSDSEESPEQRGGILTRRPSYKKILNDLGGGEITVIPAGTIQIATQGEGVPGLHSLTMSNAATAGGAIVQYAQGQDTQFFVPASGNVPAYTGHGVVVEDAARKREQRLLKNRQAARECRRKKKEYIKCLENRVAILENRNQTLIEELKSLKQLCEPKTD, encoded by the exons ATGGAAAGTATGGTTGAGGAAAATGGATCAGCCGTTGACCCATTATCTACGGGTTCTCAAAGTGGCGATGCTGCCCCAGCAATAGCTACATCGGTACAATCTCTCAATAGAACACATCAGCAGCAAACTCATCATCTGGTAGCTTCGACCAGCATTGTGCAATTGACGCTACCTTCGTCAGGAACAACACAG gTACAGTCTGTTATACAACCTAATCAACAGTCAGTCATTCAGACTGCAACAAATATCCAGCCTGTTGCTATTTCAAAAGGAAACGTCATTCTTGTTAGTAAACCTAATTCTGTTATTCAAACAGCTCAAGCAAGCTTGCAAACACTTcag GTGGTCGAGACTGGTAGTGATGATAGTTTTTCAGACTCTGAAGAATCTCCAGAGCAGAGAGGAGGTATTCTTACCAGACGACCATCCTATAAGAAAATTCTTAATGACTTAGGAGGTGGTGAAATTACAG TAATTCCAGCTGGTACTATCCAAATTGCAACCCAAGGAGAGGGCGTACCAGGACTTCATTCATTAACTATGAGCAATGCAGCAACTGCTGGTGGTGCAATAGTGCAGTATGCGCAGGGTCAAGATACACAATTCTTCGTCCCAG CCTCTGGCAATGTTCCAGCTTACACAGGACACGGTGTTGTAGTAGAGGACGCAGCTAGAAAAAGAGAGCAAAGGTTGCTTAAGAATAG ACAAGCAGCGCGGGAATGtagaaggaaaaagaaggagTATATAAAGTGTTTAGAAAATCGTGTTGCAATATTGGAGAACAGAAATCAGACATTAATAGAAGAACTAAAATCGTTAAAACAACTATGCGAACCGAAAACTGACTGA
- the CrebB gene encoding cyclic-AMP response element binding protein B isoform X3, with product MESMVEENGSAVDPLSTGSQSGDAAPAIATSVQSLNRTHQQQTHHLVASTSIVQLTLPSSGTTQVQSVIQPNQQSVIQTATNIQPVAISKGNVILVSKPNSVIQTAQASLQTLQVVETGSDDSFSDSEESPEQRGGILTRRPSYKKILNDLGGGEITDGRLPPLESSSECDSNVDSEVSSHSLHYQTVIPAGTIQIATQGEGVPGLHSLTMSNAATAGGAIVQYAQGQDTQFFVPGHGVVVEDAARKREQRLLKNRQAARECRRKKKEYIKCLENRVAILENRNQTLIEELKSLKQLCEPKTD from the exons ATGGAAAGTATGGTTGAGGAAAATGGATCAGCCGTTGACCCATTATCTACGGGTTCTCAAAGTGGCGATGCTGCCCCAGCAATAGCTACATCGGTACAATCTCTCAATAGAACACATCAGCAGCAAACTCATCATCTGGTAGCTTCGACCAGCATTGTGCAATTGACGCTACCTTCGTCAGGAACAACACAG gTACAGTCTGTTATACAACCTAATCAACAGTCAGTCATTCAGACTGCAACAAATATCCAGCCTGTTGCTATTTCAAAAGGAAACGTCATTCTTGTTAGTAAACCTAATTCTGTTATTCAAACAGCTCAAGCAAGCTTGCAAACACTTcag GTGGTCGAGACTGGTAGTGATGATAGTTTTTCAGACTCTGAAGAATCTCCAGAGCAGAGAGGAGGTATTCTTACCAGACGACCATCCTATAAGAAAATTCTTAATGACTTAGGAGGTGGTGAAATTACAG ACGGTCGATTGCCCCCCCTAGAATCATCTTCTGAGTGTGATTCTAACGTGGACAGTGAAGTGTCTTCCCACTCTCTCCATTATCAGACAG TAATTCCAGCTGGTACTATCCAAATTGCAACCCAAGGAGAGGGCGTACCAGGACTTCATTCATTAACTATGAGCAATGCAGCAACTGCTGGTGGTGCAATAGTGCAGTATGCGCAGGGTCAAGATACACAATTCTTCGTCCCAG GACACGGTGTTGTAGTAGAGGACGCAGCTAGAAAAAGAGAGCAAAGGTTGCTTAAGAATAG ACAAGCAGCGCGGGAATGtagaaggaaaaagaaggagTATATAAAGTGTTTAGAAAATCGTGTTGCAATATTGGAGAACAGAAATCAGACATTAATAGAAGAACTAAAATCGTTAAAACAACTATGCGAACCGAAAACTGACTGA
- the CrebB gene encoding cyclic-AMP response element binding protein B isoform X8: MESMVEENGSAVDPLSTGSQSGDAAPAIATSVQSVIQPNQQSVIQTATNIQPVAISKGNVILVSKPNSVIQTAQASLQTLQVVETGSDDSFSDSEESPEQRGGILTRRPSYKKILNDLGGGEITDGRLPPLESSSECDSNVDSEVSSHSLHYQTVIPAGTIQIATQGEGVPGLHSLTMSNAATAGGAIVQYAQGQDTQFFVPAYTGHGVVVEDAARKREQRLLKNRQAARECRRKKKEYIKCLENRVAILENRNQTLIEELKSLKQLCEPKTD, translated from the exons ATGGAAAGTATGGTTGAGGAAAATGGATCAGCCGTTGACCCATTATCTACGGGTTCTCAAAGTGGCGATGCTGCCCCAGCAATAGCTACATCG gTACAGTCTGTTATACAACCTAATCAACAGTCAGTCATTCAGACTGCAACAAATATCCAGCCTGTTGCTATTTCAAAAGGAAACGTCATTCTTGTTAGTAAACCTAATTCTGTTATTCAAACAGCTCAAGCAAGCTTGCAAACACTTcag GTGGTCGAGACTGGTAGTGATGATAGTTTTTCAGACTCTGAAGAATCTCCAGAGCAGAGAGGAGGTATTCTTACCAGACGACCATCCTATAAGAAAATTCTTAATGACTTAGGAGGTGGTGAAATTACAG ACGGTCGATTGCCCCCCCTAGAATCATCTTCTGAGTGTGATTCTAACGTGGACAGTGAAGTGTCTTCCCACTCTCTCCATTATCAGACAG TAATTCCAGCTGGTACTATCCAAATTGCAACCCAAGGAGAGGGCGTACCAGGACTTCATTCATTAACTATGAGCAATGCAGCAACTGCTGGTGGTGCAATAGTGCAGTATGCGCAGGGTCAAGATACACAATTCTTCGTCCCAG CTTACACAGGACACGGTGTTGTAGTAGAGGACGCAGCTAGAAAAAGAGAGCAAAGGTTGCTTAAGAATAG ACAAGCAGCGCGGGAATGtagaaggaaaaagaaggagTATATAAAGTGTTTAGAAAATCGTGTTGCAATATTGGAGAACAGAAATCAGACATTAATAGAAGAACTAAAATCGTTAAAACAACTATGCGAACCGAAAACTGACTGA